In Candidatus Omnitrophota bacterium, the sequence ACTCAGGCTTATGCTGGGGCTGGAACTATCTTTTCTCCTGGCGAAAAAGAACCAGGTCGAGGAAATACTGAAACACCATTATGGTCTCGCGGCCGACACGGTGGATAAAATGGTGGCAGAGGAAGAAAAGGACACAAAGGGCGCGGAAAAAGCACATGCGGCCGAACCCAAGATGGACGACATCGAAAAACTGGCCGGGGACGCCTCTGTGGTCAAGCTTGTCAACCAGATAATCCTTGAAGCTTATAAAAAAAGGGCGACTGATATACATTTTGAACCGTTCCGTGGGAGGTTGAGGATACGTTACAGGATAGACGGTATACTGCAGGACCAGAAGGTCCCGGAAGAAGTGAACCGGTTCATGATGCCCATGCTGTCCAGGATAAAGATAATGAGTAACCTGAACATAGTTGAGAAAAGAATGCCGCAGGATGGCAGGACCAGTGTGAAGACGCAGGAAGAGGTGCTGGACCTGAGGGTGTCATTCATTCCGACACAGCATGGGGAAAGCGTGGTCATCAGGATACTCCCCACCAAAGCGTATTTTGGCCTGGAAAGGTTAGGACTTTCTCCCGAGGACATGTCCCTGATAAGAACTATCATACACAAACCCAGTGGTATAATTTTCGCTACGGGCCCTACCGGGTCAGGTAAATCAACGACTTTATACGCCTGTCTTAAGGAGATCAACAGCCCTGACAAGAAGATCATAACCATTGAGGACCCGGTCGAGTACGAGATGGAGAATATCACCCAGATACAGGTCAACGAGCGGTCCGGTTTGACGTTCGCCAAGGGGCTGAGAAGTATGCTCAGGCATGACCCCGATGTCATGATGGTCGGCGAGGTCAGGGACAGGGAGACCGCCGAGATCGCCATAAGAGTATCCCTTACCGGTCATCTGGTGCTCTCTACGCTGCATACGAACGATTCCGCCACCGGCGTTACCCGACTTGTGGACATCGGGATAGAACCTTATCTTGTGGCTTCCAGCGTGGAAGCGTTCATAGCGCAGAGGCTTATACGTACTATTTGCCCAAAATGCAAAATAGAGGATACCTCCGTGGTCCCGGAGATCAAGAGGCGTATTTCCGAGAGCCGTGGGGGCGGGGATATGAATGACCTG encodes:
- a CDS encoding ATPase, T2SS/T4P/T4SS family, with translation MNKLDNAIYEGLLSEGLANKADLDGAVKKSAEKDMPFYSWLVAEKKIDEEKMLRLVSRVSDIPYVNLHDVEVDSSAIKAVPAKFAWYYKFAPLKLDGSKVTVAIDRLISISVQDELRLMLGLELSFLLAKKNQVEEILKHHYGLAADTVDKMVAEEEKDTKGAEKAHAAEPKMDDIEKLAGDASVVKLVNQIILEAYKKRATDIHFEPFRGRLRIRYRIDGILQDQKVPEEVNRFMMPMLSRIKIMSNLNIVEKRMPQDGRTSVKTQEEVLDLRVSFIPTQHGESVVIRILPTKAYFGLERLGLSPEDMSLIRTIIHKPSGIIFATGPTGSGKSTTLYACLKEINSPDKKIITIEDPVEYEMENITQIQVNERSGLTFAKGLRSMLRHDPDVMMVGEVRDRETAEIAIRVSLTGHLVLSTLHTNDSATGVTRLVDIGIEPYLVASSVEAFIAQRLIRTICPKCKIEDTSVVPEIKRRISESRGGGDMNDLKIYKGKGCDDCNGTGFYGRTAIYEILRVDQEIKRLIIAKAPAGDVKRTAMRRGMASLMQNGWDKVLAGVTTPQEVLNVCQDLEESEYQYVTPGPSRAQTMAPPRPSGGTTIMTPPPAQ